A region of the Rattus norvegicus strain BN/NHsdMcwi chromosome Y, GRCr8, whole genome shotgun sequence genome:
CTCTAAAACAACTGAGGAAGGCTCATATGTACTCACTAAGACTGAAGCAGTAATCATAGGGTCTTCTCAGTTCTATACCAGGTCCTCGGTGTATATACAGCTTTCAGCTTAGTATTTTTATTGGACTCCTCAGTGTGTGAATAAGTGAGTCTCTGATCCTTATGTCTCCTCTTGGGACTCCTTTCATTCCATAGGGTTACCTTGTCCAACTTCTACAtaataatgtttttgttttattatactttattttgtcatgtttggttactatctcttagaagcctgttctctTCTAatcagagacagaaatggagtaGAGGAGAGCTGGGGAATGTTTGGAGTTGAGAGAGGGGAAAATGTAGTAAGAATACTATTTGCATGAGAAATGAAATAAAGGGAGAGcaataaaaatccaaacaaaatgcAATCATATGAATGAAACGGGCAAAGTAGATATTAGGCAAATTACCTTTTCTTCAGGAGATAAGGTCCATTTGCTATTGTTGACAGGAAACCCACTGCCAAATTCTTTGGAGTGAATGTCTGCTCCATACTCAACTGTCACATCCTCCTCAATGCTGCTCACCAGCCTCCAGAATTCCTTTTCCACAACTTCTGTAGGTACCATCTATGAGAAAGGTGAAAAGATTCTCACGGTTCACTTGTATTTCCTTTCATAAGACTAGCAGACATTAATCATACAGTCACATACATGTACAGGCATGTTGAAGTAGTCAGCCTTGAAGGAATCAGCCATCTCACCAAAACTCTGCAACGTATACTCCTGTGTAGCTTGCTCAAAGCCAAAAGCTTCCAGGGGACGCTTACattcctgaaaagaaaagaaaaaaaaaaagaaaagaaaaattcagtaAGCTGAAagcaaaaggtaaaaataaataaataaataagtaacatAAAATTCAAACACACTaaatctaatggaagagaaattAAGGAACTCCCTTAAACAccttggcacaggagaaaatttcctgagaaaacacaaatgggttaggctctaagatcaacatttGATAAAGGgtccttatgaaactgaaaagcttctgtaagacaaaagacactgtcaataggacaaaaaggcaacctacagatctttaccaatcctatacttgatagagggctaatatccaaaatacaaaagaactcagactccagagagccaaataaccctaattaaaaatggggtacagaggtaaacaaagaagtcacagctgaggaatatcaaatggctgagaagtacctaaagaaatgttcaacatccttagtcataagggaaatgcaaatcaagagaatcctgagattctacctcacaccagtcagaatggctaagatcaaaaactcaagtgacaccaaatgctggcgaggttgcggagaaagaggaacactcctccattgttggtgggactgcagactggtacaaccattctggaaatcagtctggaggttcctcagaaaattggacattgaactacctgaggatccagctatacctctcttgggcatatacccaaaagatgccccaacatataaaaaaagacacgtgctccactatgttcatagcagccttatttataatagccagaagctggaaagaacccagatgcccttcaacagaggaatggatacagaaaatgtggtacatctacacaatggaatactactcagctatcaaaaacaatgcctttctgaaattcataggcaaatggatggaactggaaaataccatcgtgagtgaggtagcccaatcacagaaaaacacacttggtatccactcatcaaaaacaaaaacatccagtgaaaaaagacagcattttcagtaaatggttctggttcaactggaggtcagcatgtagaagaatgcaaattgatccattcttatcaccctgtacaaagcttaagtccaagtggatcaaggacctccacatcaaaccagatacattcaacctaatagaagacaaagtgaggaagagtctgaATCCCATAGggacagaggaaaatttcctgaatagaacaccaatggcttatgctctaagatcaagaatcaacaaatgggatctcataaaactgcaaagcttctgcaagacaaaggacactgtcattaggacaaaacagcaactaacagaacTAGAAGTTTTCTACTTCAAgacacagctatatcactcctgggcatatagtcaaaagatgtcccactatactacacttgctcaactacattcacagcagctttatttgtaataactgGAATTtcaaaaactggaaacaatctagatgtccgtTAACTGAAAAATAAGTAAAGACTTTACACAATGTAATACAATTGTGtaagtattaaaaacaaagacatcatgaaatttgttggcaaatggataaaaactggaaaatcctgagtgaagtaacctaaacccagaaagacagacatagtatatactcacttataagtggatattagtcattaAGTACATGTTATGATCCACAGATGAAAGGAAAAACTAAGTAACaggaagggcccaagtgagggtATGTGAATTTCACTCAAagtgggaaataaaatagacattagaAGTGAATAAAGGGAGGAGTAAGGAAAGGGATGGAGAGGCGATCGTGGACGGGAATCAGGTGTGAGGAGAGGGCTAAGAAAAATGGAAATCACTGGGctggcatctctgggatgagcagGAGACCTGAGACAAGGGATTCTCCCCAGAGTCTATGGatgtgactttagctgagacttctTTTcgttttttggagctgaggattgaacccagggcctaccactgagctaaatccccagctccctaGCTGAGACTTCTAACAGTTGGAGGTATGGCAACTGAAGTGACTAACTCCTATAATGTAGTTAGGCAGGATTTCTATTAGAGGAATGGAACActaactcacccacaaaaccttcaacccaaaatatgtcctgcctacaagatgactgaaggaacagccaaacAATGACTGGGTCAACTTGAGACCATGGGAGAgaagccctgacactattaatgatattgtgGTATGCTTATAGCCTGGtataactgtttcctgagaggcttcatccagcataGGATGGAAGCAGGTTGCAGAGAACCACAGTCAACTATTAGATGGAGCTCTTAGCATCTTGTGGAAGATTGGGGAATAGGACTGAGAGCTGGAGAGGTgttaaggacaccacaagaaaaccaataGAGGCAACTAATCTGTGCCTGcaggaggctcacagagactgaaccagcaaccaaagagcatgcaggggctagATGTAAGCCCCTTAAACATATGTaatagatgtgcagcttggtgttCATGTGGGTCCCTTAACAACTGGAATGAggtctgtctctgattctgttgctcCCTTTGCATCATCTTCTCCTATCTGGGCTGTCttattgggcatcagtgggaaagAATATTCTTAGTCCTACTGCATTTGAATGTCCCAGGGAGGTACGCTACTCATGGGGGACTTCCCATCTCTCTGGAGAGGAGGATCTGGAAAGAGTGGTGTGTGAAGGTGGGGctggaaagagaggaaagagtatAGGCTATAActaggatataaagtgaataaataaatgaagaaaaagaaaaaagaaaaaaaagtagatttTCAGGGAAAGTAAGTATTTTACATCAAAAATTCTACATGTTTAAACAGTTTCAAGTTGTTCaatattaatttttccttttagccAATATTTTCacaatttataaattataattttatctgCTTCATGTAAATTGTTAACATCTTTTAGCTATTCTGTCCAATTTTTCTTATTGACTACAAGCTAATCAGAATCTTCTCTACTAATTTTAGTCCATCCATGTCCAAAAGGATAGATTAAAGAAATGGACTAGGTTATGATTAAACTGTCTCAAGATGGACAAATCTTACCGCTAAGATACACTTTGGGCACCTCCATACCCCCTTGGGGACTTCAGAAAGCGGTGGCAATAGGCAAAAGATATGGTAATTGTCGTTGCACCCAACACAGAGCAGAAATCTATCATCTTCATCCCCACGAGAGCATATTCGGCAAACATATGAATCCATCTGGTAGGGTAAAGAAAGTAAATAAGTAAGGTTCTTTTATATACCTATCCCAAGTCTTTGGTCTATTGTATCTGGATTTCAGTAAACATACACTATGAAAACTCCAGTCTGACTGAAAGCACAATAgtataaaaataatcataacaACACAGTAATAAGTGGCTCATGTTCAAAATGTTCAAAAAGCAACAATGAAGTATTCTTTTTGAAAAATCAGTAGTGGGGTTCAAGATGCAGCTAAGTTGGCAAAATGTTTATTTATCATTCATGATGCCCTGAGTTCTCTCCAGTGTAGTACATAAAGAAAGTATGTCCATGCACACTTATAATTCTAACACTTGGGATGGAGGTAAGATGATTCAAGACTCTATTTAGATATATAGGTAGGCTAGTCAGGGATATATTATAACCCTGTCTCACACagcaaaaagtaaagaaaaatattcaatgaCAGAAAATTCACTTGGTCTCTTCCATAAACTTAACTTGCACTTGTATAGCTAACCTAACCTACCTTCCACTAAAAGACCTGTTTGCCCCTTTCCCTAGCCAGGAAACCTAGAGCCTTCCCCAGTTCCCATTCACTCACCACAGCTACCTACTCTAACCTCTGCTACAGATCTCTAGTCAGTTCTCTAAGCAGCCATCAGAATTTGCTCAGCCAACTACCCTCAACCCCTCCCCAGGACCTCCCTGCTCCAGGAGAAAGGACTAAAGCTCTTCCCACTCTCTGGACTAGTCCTTGGAACACACTGACCCACTCACTGTACTATTTCCTGCACATTTGGATAGGGCAAGGAGCTCCATCTTGTACAGCTTATCGAATTCCCTGTGAGAGTCCTTGTCTATTCCCATTTCTAGCTGAAGAACCTAGATGATATTAGTCCTCTACAACTGTCACTCCAACCTACTCTACCTATCTTCCCTGCATGCACTTCGTTCACCCTCTAGAACCATAACTTCTGTTATAACATCATCCATCTCATCCACTTGTCCTAGAGCCAGCCTTATGTGAGTTATTTACTCCCATCCCAGTACCCATCTTGCACTCTCTCAAAATAATGACATAAACCCTTGCACAGGAAAAGTAACAGCTGAAAATCAGAAATTGTTGCAACTTAAGCCAAAGGACTAAAGACTTCTGCATCAACTCAACACAGCTAGGAAGAAGTACTAAAAGATAGAAACCACAACACTGTTTTTActatagtttattttctttta
Encoded here:
- the Kdm5dl1 gene encoding lysine-specific demethylase 5D-like is translated as MDSYVCRICSRGDEDDRFLLCVGCNDNYHIFCLLPPLSEVPKGVWRCPKCILAECKRPLEAFGFEQATQEYTLQSFGEMADSFKADYFNMPVHMVPTEVVEKEFWRLVSSIEEDVTVEYGADIHSKEFGSGFPVNNSKWTLSPEEKVICLISTLPVSFI